From a single Vibrio chagasii genomic region:
- a CDS encoding TRAP transporter large permease, which yields MPSIALMGGMLVFGVPLVFAIILAMSFYVTSTPISISLVAQRIFSGLDSYSILAVPLFVLAGELMNKSGITNRIIDFANALVGHFRGGLAQVNIWSSVMFAGISGSAVADTSALGRVFIPQMEKEGYSKEFSSALTAASSVIGPMIPPSIPVIIYALIASGVSVPALFLAGIVPGVLSAIALSVFVFFYATKHKIVNTGVRTSRRKALVKAFVPLTMPIFILGSILMGIVTPTEAAAFAAFYALSVGMFMYKSIKVSDLPEVFMRSMRDSSIVLILIAVVSVANWLLTFSRVPQYISQQVLSTISDPIMFLIMVNLILLAVGLFLEGIAAMLILIPIFHPIAMSFGIDPVHFGIVVIFNLMIGLITPPMGICLFVSNTISKVGIAAISKQVIPLFLLEVVVLFFITFVPQSVLFLPKLFGY from the coding sequence ATGCCATCAATAGCTTTAATGGGCGGTATGCTCGTATTTGGTGTTCCGCTAGTGTTTGCCATTATTTTGGCTATGTCGTTCTACGTAACGAGCACTCCAATCTCAATCAGCCTTGTTGCACAACGAATTTTTAGCGGACTAGACTCATACTCTATTCTGGCTGTTCCACTGTTTGTTCTAGCTGGTGAGCTGATGAACAAGAGTGGTATTACGAATCGCATTATTGATTTTGCTAACGCCTTGGTTGGTCATTTCCGTGGTGGTTTAGCACAAGTAAATATCTGGTCTTCGGTCATGTTTGCCGGGATCTCAGGTTCCGCGGTAGCAGACACTTCTGCACTGGGTCGAGTGTTTATCCCTCAAATGGAAAAAGAGGGCTACAGCAAAGAGTTTTCATCGGCACTGACGGCTGCCTCTTCGGTGATTGGTCCTATGATCCCACCGAGTATTCCGGTGATCATCTACGCACTTATCGCTAGTGGTGTCTCTGTTCCTGCTCTGTTCTTAGCGGGTATTGTTCCGGGTGTTTTGTCGGCGATTGCCCTGTCAGTGTTTGTTTTCTTCTATGCGACCAAGCATAAGATTGTGAATACCGGTGTGCGAACCAGTCGTCGCAAAGCGTTGGTTAAAGCCTTTGTACCACTGACGATGCCAATCTTTATCCTTGGATCAATTCTGATGGGTATCGTGACGCCAACTGAAGCGGCCGCATTTGCTGCATTCTATGCGCTGTCGGTAGGCATGTTCATGTACAAATCAATCAAAGTCAGTGACTTACCTGAAGTGTTTATGCGTTCAATGCGCGACTCTTCTATCGTATTGATTCTGATTGCTGTTGTCTCTGTAGCAAACTGGCTACTAACCTTCTCGCGTGTACCTCAATACATTAGCCAACAGGTACTTAGCACTATCTCAGATCCGATTATGTTCCTAATCATGGTGAACCTAATCCTACTGGCGGTGGGCCTGTTCCTTGAAGGCATTGCAGCCATGCTAATCCTTATCCCAATCTTCCACCCGATTGCGATGAGCTTTGGTATCGACCCAGTTCACTTTGGCATTGTGGTTATCTTCAACCTAATGATTGGTTTGATTACACCACCAATGGGCATCTGTCTGTTTGTCTCCAATACCATTTCCAAGGTCGGGATTGCTGCGATATCTAAGCAAGTTATTCCTCTATTCCTACTGGAAGTTGTAGTGCTGTTCTTCATCACTTTCGTACCACAAAGCGTGCTCTTCTTACCGAAATTATTCGGCTACTAG
- a CDS encoding AEC family transporter — MFVFEVLLPLIFIVAVGFLTTKKGFFSQQFVAEVSKFVLYVSLPAVIISSLSSIELGQVIQVNFMLVYAIAGLSAMTVAILVSKGLLKSTWTESFINGLGSGMPNSAFVGFPVVLSLYDGQFIEAFLMCVLIENLVFIPLSLISLEFAQGRSSSISEQLKIVAGRISRNPIILAISFALVVNITGIRLPEFVTEGVSIFAKTSVALALFAIGGALGQSLKFEQFRRIAFVTSMKLVFFPLVVVALLMTLPVEGDLKYVLLIFAASPMLSIYPILGGLYQQQRFCLNTLIITTVASGLSLSVVIAITTSS, encoded by the coding sequence ATGTTTGTATTTGAAGTGTTGCTGCCACTGATTTTTATCGTGGCAGTAGGGTTCCTCACGACCAAAAAAGGCTTTTTTAGCCAACAATTCGTCGCTGAGGTGAGCAAGTTCGTGCTGTATGTATCGCTGCCAGCAGTGATCATCAGCAGCTTGAGTAGCATTGAATTAGGGCAGGTCATCCAAGTCAACTTCATGTTGGTGTACGCCATTGCAGGCTTGAGCGCGATGACTGTGGCGATATTGGTGAGCAAAGGCCTGCTCAAGTCCACTTGGACGGAAAGCTTCATCAATGGTTTGGGCAGCGGTATGCCAAACAGTGCGTTTGTTGGCTTTCCAGTGGTGTTATCGCTGTACGACGGCCAGTTCATTGAAGCATTTTTAATGTGTGTGCTGATTGAGAATCTGGTGTTTATCCCACTGAGTTTGATTTCACTGGAGTTTGCCCAAGGTCGTTCGTCAAGCATCAGTGAGCAGCTAAAGATTGTCGCGGGTCGTATTAGTCGCAATCCGATTATCTTGGCGATCAGCTTTGCTTTAGTCGTGAATATCACGGGAATTCGCTTGCCAGAATTCGTGACTGAAGGGGTATCCATTTTTGCGAAAACATCGGTCGCATTGGCGCTATTTGCTATTGGTGGGGCACTGGGGCAGTCACTGAAATTTGAGCAGTTCAGACGAATCGCTTTTGTGACGTCGATGAAGCTGGTGTTCTTCCCATTGGTGGTTGTTGCACTGCTGATGACGCTACCCGTTGAAGGTGACCTCAAGTATGTCTTACTGATCTTTGCTGCGTCTCCTATGTTGTCTATCTACCCGATTTTAGGTGGGCTCTATCAACAACAACGCTTCTGTTTGAACACTCTAATTATTACGACGGTGGCCTCTGGACTCTCGCTGTCCGTCGTTATTGCTATCACAACATCATCATAA
- a CDS encoding Gfo/Idh/MocA family oxidoreductase: MEQVKIAVAGAGLIGKTHIKLVSENAQCQLASIVDPSPGAKEVAEEYGVKVYASLEELFAQDKPDGVILATPNRLHAIQAHECINAGVPAIVEKPVTDSIEDAIELLKHANREEAKMLVGHHRAYSPLLETAKSIIDSGELGKTVSIMGSAMFYKPDYYYNEGEWRKVKGGGPILINMIHEIGNLRHLVGDIVGVQALNSNATREFEVEDTTAISLRFANGTLGSFMLSDASASPRSWEQTSQENKTYATYETEDCYHVAGTNGSLSIPTMQIKSFKEGVTPSWWNAMEERQEPVTREDPLKRQLEHFCALIRGEEQTPKVSIYDGLQNLLVIDAIIKATETEQYVPVQDVTALVN, encoded by the coding sequence ATGGAACAAGTTAAAATTGCTGTCGCTGGGGCTGGTCTGATCGGAAAAACACACATCAAACTGGTTTCTGAAAACGCGCAATGTCAGTTGGCGTCGATTGTTGATCCTTCTCCGGGTGCAAAAGAGGTTGCTGAAGAATATGGCGTTAAGGTTTACGCCAGCCTAGAAGAGCTGTTTGCTCAAGACAAGCCAGACGGTGTGATCTTGGCGACACCAAATCGTCTGCATGCGATTCAAGCGCACGAGTGTATCAATGCCGGCGTGCCTGCCATTGTCGAGAAGCCAGTTACCGACTCGATCGAAGATGCCATTGAGCTTCTTAAACACGCAAATCGTGAAGAAGCAAAAATGCTGGTTGGCCATCACCGTGCATATAGCCCACTGCTAGAGACGGCTAAGTCGATTATCGACAGCGGCGAACTGGGTAAGACGGTATCTATCATGGGCAGCGCTATGTTCTACAAACCTGATTACTACTACAACGAAGGCGAGTGGCGCAAAGTTAAAGGCGGCGGCCCGATCTTAATTAACATGATTCATGAGATTGGCAACCTGCGTCATTTGGTTGGCGACATTGTTGGTGTTCAGGCTCTGAATTCGAATGCGACTCGCGAGTTTGAAGTTGAAGATACAACCGCAATCTCGCTGCGATTTGCTAACGGCACACTGGGTTCATTCATGTTGTCAGATGCCTCAGCAAGCCCGCGCAGCTGGGAGCAAACCTCGCAAGAAAACAAGACCTACGCGACTTACGAAACTGAGGATTGCTACCACGTGGCTGGCACTAACGGCTCGCTATCGATCCCGACAATGCAGATTAAGTCTTTTAAAGAGGGTGTGACACCTTCTTGGTGGAATGCGATGGAAGAGCGCCAAGAGCCAGTAACGCGTGAAGATCCACTTAAGCGTCAACTTGAGCATTTCTGCGCCTTAATTCGTGGCGAAGAACAGACACCAAAAGTCAGCATTTACGATGGCTTGCAAAATCTGTTGGTGATCGACGCCATCATCAAAGCGACAGAAACGGAGCAATACGTTCCGGTTCAAGATGTTACTGCACTGGTTAATTAA